The following nucleotide sequence is from Bactrocera oleae isolate idBacOlea1 chromosome 2, idBacOlea1, whole genome shotgun sequence.
tttctttaatattaaatgTCCTATAAAGTtccttattttattataaaagttatacgcaTCTATACCATAAAACCTATTTTAATAAACATGTACCATGCCATAGAGAAACGTCCAAAATAGAACGTATGTACATAACCCGCCCATGAAATTGTTGGTCAGCAAACTCTGGcgattaatgaaaaatttacgcCACTGCGTGCCGGATTTTGCCAAAACCAGCAACCACAACACGAATACTGAtagaaagtaaaacaaaaatccaAGCAGTCCATTCAGTCCTAAAATACCtgcaaaatatatgtttgtttttaatgcatgttTGTAGGCATATTCAATTCTATAATATTGAAGCTTACCTGCAGCACAACCAGACAGTGCAGCCATCGAAGTACGGCAATATTCTACAGCTGAAATATTACCGCGTATAGCAGCCTCACTATAAGCGACAATTTCGccagtttttgttgttaatctGCCAGTCATATCTGCAAAATTAGTTCGTTTATTTTATAGAAAGAAAATATTCCGTACGAAGTAATGCCGTGTTAATTTCTCAATTCAAGAAGGCAAATGTCAATAGACAGCTGTTTTCAGTTAAATCGATACAGAAGTTAtcgataaatattaaaattaagagattattaaattttggagacggaaagtttttaatgctttaaaaattgtctgctacaatattttgtaattgtaaaaatatatatatttatttattttgtttataatattttttttagatctttatttataagtaaaatatgtaattaatgATTAAATTACTTATATGGTCACGAAACACAGCTAGGTTTCCATATACAGCTGATAACGCTATTCAATGAGTGATCGAGTATGGAATGACgttagaatattttttacatttatatatacagatattgaGTAgtctatttatattaaattcaaattcaaattcaaattcaaattcgagtttttttttgtattttcagaaAAGTCatgttatttaagtaattatagCGAATAAAGGAGTGTTATTAGTTTGTGTGTTTTGATGGGAAATTGGTTTATGCTGGtggtttttaatgaaataatgaaaaataaagaaataataattgcaAACGGTGTGCAAAGTGTCTTAAACattacaatttttgaactttaaatacaaatatcaaaAGGCTGAGGcgggaatatatgtatacatacatttcttaaaaattgctcAATGATTACAGCTCCGCCCCCCTTTAAGTAAAATCGTATATCTAAGGAaatacttgaccaatttcaaccaaatttggtgcataacacTATATCGACCATCTTTTGTTTCGTTGTTAAAATTGGAAAGCAAGtccgcctacttcccatattgTTCACTTGAGCCAAAACAGTTTAGTTCtgaaaatgtgtgtgtgatatttttgataaaaataatgtggtttagtgTTGTATATGAATCGAATTGGTCTAGACCATTTGGTTTCTTTGGATAATACATGTTGATTTCTCACGCAACcactgaaagtatttcccccgTCTTTAAGATTTGCAGTTTGTGAGAGATTAAAATTTAAGGTTACACTCGAACATATcccctccttacttgtttgttttgtttagatttgcttataaataatatatgtatattgaaccAATGGGAGTCGGGAAGGAATTCAAgtaaatattttctgttttacTGCTATATGTCTACATTTAAAAGATAGCTAGCGAGAACCTCAGGgtaggaaattgttgttgtagtgacaTAAAAATTATACCCAAGTTTACGGACAATATCTTTACActtatgttattatattttccatttaacaaaaacacaatttttttttacatttcatacaataatttattatcGTCTTTTATTtcga
It contains:
- the EMC6 gene encoding ER membrane protein complex subunit 6: MTGRLTTKTGEIVAYSEAAIRGNISAVEYCRTSMAALSGCAAGILGLNGLLGFLFYFLSVFVLWLLVLAKSGTQWRKFFINRQSLLTNNFMGGLCTYVLFWTFLYGMVHVY